The nucleotide window CGACGAAGTCCCAGAACGTGTCGTGGGCGGCGGAGGCCTGCGGCATCTGGTGGTGCTGCTCCGGCTTGATGGCGTGGACGAGGTCGGGGAACTTGATGGCGTCAACGATGAAGAAGATCGGCATGTTGTTGCCGACGAGGTCGTAGTTCCCTTCCTCGGTGTAGAACTTCGTCGCAAACCCCCGGACGTCCCGGACCGTGTCTGCCGACCCCCGGAACCCGACGACGGTCGAGAATCGCACGAAGACCGGCGTCTTCTTCTCCGGATCCTGGAGAAACGCTGCCTTCGTATACTCGGTCATCGGCTCGTAGACCTGGAAGTAGCCGTGGGCGCCCGAACCCCGGGCGTGGACGACCCGCTCGGGGATCCGCTCGTGATCAAAATGCGTCAACTTCTCGCGGAAGTGAAAGTCTTCGAGGAGCGTCGGCCCCCGCTCCCCCGCCTTTAACGCATCATCGGTGTGGCTCACCCGGACACCCTGGTTCGTTGTCAGGTACTCGCGTTCCGGGTCGTGACGGAATTCGTCGAGTTGCTCCTGCTTGCTCTTCTCATCCACTTTTCTCCTCTGATCCATACTCCCTCACCTGCAACTCTCGCGCCCAGGCCGGTCGTGCTCCGCTGCTCCTCCCGGGGGCGTGCCCCCACATCCCGGCCAGCCGTCATAAAAGTAACTGCGTGCCGGAGGCTGGCGTGCTGTGCGGTTGTTCTTACCCGGATCCCGCCAGAGATCGGTCGTGCAGGTGGAGGCTCTGCGCCCCTCAGGTGCTCCTCGTTATCGGGTTCATCGAGCGCGATGGTCCGGTTCCCTGGATGTATCGGGTTTCGCGTCGCAACGATCGAGTCCAAGGGCTGAGTTCTCCATCATCGTTGCCCGAAAGGGCTGCCGGGACCCCTGAGTCTAACCGACGGATGCACGACGACCTCAATTAATATACTATACTGCCATCACTGCCTGGCTGAAGGGAGGCAGGAAGAATGAAAGGCCTGGCTATGCTGAAGATCGGGGAGATCGGATGGATCGAGAAAGAGCGGCCCGCCTGCGGTCCGCGGGACGCTATCGTCAGACCGCTGGCGCTCGCGCCCTGCACGTCCGACGTCCACACCGTCTGGGAGGGGGCGATCGGCGAGCGGCGCAACCTCATCCTGGGGCACGAAGCGCTCGGGATCGTCGACGAAGTGGGGGATGAGGTCAAAGACTTCAAACCCGGCGACCGGGTCATCGTCCCGGCGATCACCCCCGACTGGGAGACGGAAGCAGCACAGCGCGGATTCCCGTCGCAGACCGGCGGCCCGCTTGGAGGCTGGAAGTTCTCGAATACCAAGGACGGTGTATTCGCCGAGTACTTCCACGTGAACCTGGCTGACTACAACCTCGCGCACCTCCCGGAGGGGATGTCCCTTGAGGCCGGGGTCATGCTCCCGGACATGCTTAGCACCGGGTTCATGGGCGCGGAGAATGCCAGGATCGGGTTCGGCTCCACGGTGGCCGTCCTCGGCATCGGGCCAGTCGGCCTCTCCGCCGTCGCCGGAGCGAGGCTTCGGGGAGCGGGGAGGATCTTTGCCGTCGGCACGAGGCCCGCCGCTGTTAAGGTGGCGAAGGAGTACGGCGCGACGGATATCATCAGTTACAGGGAGGGAAGCACCGTCGACCAGATCCTCGATAAGACCGGCGGTGCGGGCGTCGACGCCGTGATCGTCGCCGGCGGCGGGCCGGAGGTCATGATGGACGCAATCAACGTGGCAAAACCCGGTTCGGTCATCTCGAACATCAACTACTTCGGTTCGGGCATCGGCGACCAGGACATCATACCCCTCCCGCGGGTCGGCTGGGGGTACGGCATGGCCGACAAGAACATCGTAACAGGGCTCTGCCCCGGTGGACGGGTGAGGATGGAGCGGCTGGCCGACGTCGTGATGTGCGGGCGGATGGACCCCTCGCTCATGGCGACGCACGTCTTCAAGGGTTTCGACAGACTAAAAGATGCCCTTCTCCTGATGAAGGAGAAGCCGAGAGACCTGATCAAGCCGGTCGTCATCGTGGAGGAATAGAGGCCCGGGGCACTCTCTTTTTGAGGCCCTACGTCTGGATAGCCGGCTTTTCAAAGCAGAGGAAGCGGTGTCGGCACCAGAAGAAATCCCGCTCGGGCAGGATCTGCATCAGCCCTGTTGTCAGCCCCTCGGTCGCAAGGCTCACGGAGACGAAGAGCGGTGCCATGGGCGACAGGAGGTCCGGCAGGTCTCGGCGTCGTGCGGCGTTGCGGGCGGCGAAATAAAACCAGTAGAGGGGCGATGCGCTTGAGATCGCGTTCTCCTTCATTGTCATACCACACTCCTCGAAGAGCGATTGATACTGCTCCCATCTCCGGTATACCCTCGGTGCGCTGGACTCATCATCGTGTGTCTTGAATACCGGTTCTCCCCTTGTGGTTAACTCAATGAGCGTGACATAGCCGCCCGGCCGGATCACGCGGCAGATCTCTTGAACAGTGCGTGTCAGTTCATCGCCGTCGGTGATATACCGCAAGACCCAGACGACATTAACCAGGTCGAACATACCGTCCCTGAAGGGAAGCGGAAGGTCATCGATGACGTGGTGTTCGACGTTGCGGATGCCTGCTTCGTCCGCTGCCTGCCGTGCCACTTCCACCATCTTCGGTGAGATGTCCACACCGACAACATGGTGGACCTGCTGGGCGAACCAGAGCGTCCACCGGCCAACTCCGCACCCATAATCGAGTACCGTAAAGTGTGGCTCTATCTGGACTGCTTTTGAAATGAGACGTTTCTGGCTGCTATCGATGTAGACATTATTCAGGTCTTCGTCATCAATCACAGCTCTAAGCGGGTGACGATGATGCCGTGTAATTTCCTCGTCCCAGGCATCGCGTTGACGGGCTAAATTCTGCATGACCACACCGTTTGCCTCGTTCCAGAGTTTATATGAGTATTTAATGTTTTCACTACCACAGCGCCCCGATCGCTACCGAGGTATCACCGCGGTCTCTCCGCTGGAGAGGATCATCGGTATACGCCCTCGCCTGTTATGAGGATCCCCCTCACAGGATAGGTGCCGTTAAACGGGCCCCTGAACTCGTGGCTCCCCCGCTCAAAGTATGTGTTCGCCACCCCATGACCCACCAGTCGTTCCTCCCGTGAAACTCCAATGAGAAGATGGTGAGGAGATTCTCTTCGGCCGCATTAAACGACAGGATGAACGGCACCTCGATGATATTCCCGGAGGCTCCGGGAGTTCCGGCTCGCTCTGCCCCGGCGAACGGGTGAGCATGGGGACCCCGCCGACGCCCCCGATCCGTACCGATACGTTGCTCCTGTCGAAGTTGCTGAAACTTGCGAGGGAGAGGTCGATGGGAGTGACGTTTCTCCCGGTCTTTGGGTCGTAGCGAGACGGGATGGGGATGAGGAGGACCACATCCGTGAGGGGTCCGGTCGTCGAGACCTTCTGTTCGTAGTTGTACGATGACTGGAAACTCTCTGCCGCGGACCGGTTCAGGGACCCCATGATCTGCACTATGAACCCGAACAGGAGTGCAGCGAGGATAACTCCCACGACAAATACCGCCTTTTGGCGTCTTTGATAGACTCGCCATCGCCTATCCGGGTGTCGGGGCGTTGCCGGTGTTATGTCCTTCGATTCTCTCCCGGCCCTACCTCACCCGGAGGACGATGCTGCCACCCCACATTATATATGGCATGACCGGTGTCGTGACCCCGTAGAGGAGGTTATCCTATGCCGTACATCACCGTCGGTAAAGAAAACTCAGGCCCTATCGACCTCTACTACGAGGACCATGGTTCGGGCAAACCTGTCGTCCTGATCCACGGCTGGCCGCTCTCGAGCAAGTCCTGGGAAAAGCAGGTGCCGGTGCTGGTTGATGCGGGCTACCGCGTCATCGCCTACGACCGCAGGGGGTTCGGCAACTCCGCCAAACCGACCTTCGGCTATGACTACGACACCCTGGCCGAAGACCTGCACAGACTCATGACGGAACTCGATCTTGATGACGCAACGCTCGTCGGATTCTCGATGGGCGGCGGCGAGGTCGCCCGTTACCTAGGGACATACGGGAGCGACCGCGTGGAGAAAGCCGTCTTCATATCCGCGATCCCGCCGTTCCTCTTGAAGACGGCCGATAACCCCGAGGGCATCGAGGGCAGCGTCTTTGACGGGCTCATGGAGAGCATCGCCGCCGACCGTCCGGCCTTCCTCTCCAGGTTCTTTTCGGACTTTTACAACGTCGACGTCTTTATGGGCGACCGCGTGAGCGACGAGGTCGTCCGCCTCAGCTGGAACATCGCGGCCACCGCTTCCCCTGTGGGCACGCTCGACTGCGTCTCTGGGTGGCTGACCGACTTCCGTAGCGATCTTGAGAGTATCGACGTCCCGGCCCTCGTGATCCACGGCGACGCCGACCGGATCGTCCCCTTCCTCGCCTCGGGCAAGCGGATCCCGGGGCTCGTCAAAGAGAGCCGTCTTGTGGTGATCGAGGGCGGGCCGCACGGGATCACCTGGACACACCCCGAGGTGGTCAACCGCGAGCTGCTGGACTTCCTCGAGCAGCGGGTCGAGCCGTTGCAGCCGGTTACCGGGCTCTCCTGAAGGGGCGGGAGCCCCTCACTCGACCGGGATCAGGCCGGGGTTCGTCCCGGTGATGCACCGCCCGCCCCCACGGGTGACGACGAAGGTGTTCTCTACCCCGACCATCCCGACACCCCTAATTCCTTTCTTGGGTTCGAGGGCGATGACCATCCCCTCTTCGAGCGGCTCATGAAAGCCGCGGGCGATGACCGGCATCTCGTCCACGACGAGACCGATGCCGTGGCCCAGGAACTGCACCCGCCGCTCCCCATAGCCCATGAAGTTCTCGAGGAACGCGGGTTCGAGGCTGCCGATGATCGTATCGTAGATCTCTTCCGGGGTAATCCCGGGCCGAAGCATCGCGGCCGCCTCGTTCTGGATCTCCACGCATCGGTGATGCGCCTCGATTGCCTCGCGAGGCAGCGATCCGCGAAAGACGTACGTCATAGTCTTGTCGGTGTGGTAGCCCTGCACCCCGCACGCGCAGTCGAGGAAGACCAGATCTCCGGGCTTGAGTTTTCGCTCCCGGCTGCCGAGGACCGGGGCGCCGGGGGCCATCCCGCGGGAACCCCCCGGCCCATCGAAACTGGTCGGATAGATGGAGTTCTCCCCAAAGCCGAGCTGCCCAAGGACCATCTCCGTCCCGAACATACCAAACCGCGCAATCCCGTGATGCCCCTCCCGGACCAGGAGCGAGTAGACCTCCCCGCCGAGTTCGGCCTCGCTCAATCCTTCCGCAAGCATCGCGGGAACGCAGTCCTCGAGGACGCGCCGGTGGATCTTCCCCGCTTGCTCCATGATCGCAAGTTCATAGGCGCTCTTCCTCGCCCGGACCGCTGCTGCCTGTGCATCGAGCGGTTTTACCTCATGGAAGGGGAAGTGCTTTCGGAACCGCTCAAGCAGCGCAAGAGGGACGACCTCCGTCTCGACGTGGACCGTCGCCGGGCATGCCCCCATCCCGGCCGCCGCGTCGCGGAAACTTCTCATCGGCCGAATCTCGGAAAAGAGCGACTCGTCGAGCGCCCGCTCGTAACTCCGGCGCACCCAGAGGACGGCCTCATCGCCGCGCGGGATGAGGAGGACGGCGTCCTGCATCGTCCCGGTGAAGTAGAACTGGTTCACCCTCCCAAAGATCGCGGCAAACTCCCATAACGGGTTCTCGGCATCCATGCGGTCCCGAAAGCGCTCCATGCGGTTGCGGAGTTCTGAGGCGGGGGTCTTACACTCCATACGCATAGGTGGACTGCGATGGTATTTAGCTCTCGCGGAGGCCCGCTCTGCAGGGGTTTATAATGCCACACGGCGTAGTATGGCTATGGAGATACCTTTTGTCTTCACCATGCACGAGGGCCTGCCCCGTCAGGGACCGGGGAGCAATGCGTGCACAAGAAAGGCCTTCTCGATGCTTACCAATCTTCCCGCCCGGCCGGAGATCCTGGATATCGGGTGCGGATCGGGGATGCAAACCATCGAACTTGCCCGGACCTGCCCCAGTTGTCGTATCACCGCCACTGATATCCACCAGCCGTTCCTTGCTGACCTCGTCCGGCGGGCGGCATCGGCGGGGTTGGGGGACCGTATCACCACCGTCCGCGCCTCGATGGACGATCTGCCGTTCTCTGATGCGTCGTTCAACGTCCTCTGGGCGGAAGGCTCGATCTTCATTGTAGGGTTTAAGGAGGGACTTCTCTCGTGGCGGCGGCTCCTCCGTCCCGGCGGCTACCTCTGCCTCACTGAATCGGTCTGGTTTACTGAAGATCCCTCACCGGAGGCGGCGGCGTTCTGGAACGACTGCTACCCGGCGATAACGACGGTCGCGGCAAACCGTGCGATCGCCGAGGACGCCGGTTACAAGGTCGTCGCGACCTTCCCGCTCCCTGCATCTGCATGGTGGGAGAATTACTATGTACCGGTCCTCAAGCGGATAGATGACCTGCGGCCGAAAGTCACCGGAAATCCAGAGGCGAAGGCGCAGATTGAGTTCGCCGAGCGGGAGATCGCCGTCTACCGGGAGCACGGGAACGAGTACGGCTACGAGTTCTTCATCCTCCGGAAGGAGGAGTGAGCCGGCCGGCCATCACCTCCCCTTTGTCTTCCTGATATCCCGTGCGAGTTTTCCAATCCCTTTCCAGCGCTTCTTTTCGAGCCGGACCAGCCCGATCTCCGCTTTCTCCTCTTCAAAGGCGAGTTCTCGCATGAGCCTCCGGTAACTCTCCAGCCGTGCCGCGGGAAGAGTCCCGTCCGCGACGGCCGCCTGCACCGCACAGCCCGGCTCCCCCTCGTGTCGGCAGTTCGAGAACCTGCAGCCTTCCGCGAGCTCGAGGATCTCGGGGAACGTCCCGGCGATACCGGCGGATGTCGTCCCGATCCCGACCTCCCGCAGTCCGGGGTTGTCGATCATGAGCGCCCCGCCGGGAAGGACGAAAAGCTGGCGGACGGTCGTGGTGTGCCGCCCTCTCTCGTCGTACTCCCGGACGTCTGAGGTCTCCTGGACCGGCCTATCCATGAGCCGGTTGATCAGGGTGGACTTGCCGACGCCCGACGAGCCGATGAGGGCGATCGTCGTTCGCGGCGAAAGATAGGGACCGAGCCGGTCGACGCCCTCCCCGCTCACGGCGCTGATGGGGATGACCGGTATGCCGGTCGCGACCGCGGCGAGGTCGCCAGCGAGCGCTGCGGGGTCGTCTGCGAGGTCGGACTTGTTGATGACGATGACCGGCCGGGCGCCGGATGCGCGGGCGATCGCGAGGTAGCGCTCGATCCTGCGAGCGTTGAGGTCGCGGCCGGCGGCGGTCACGATGAAGACCGTATCGATGTTCGCCGCGATGACCTGGTCGGCGCCGTCACGCCCCGT belongs to Methanoculleus thermophilus and includes:
- a CDS encoding NAD(P)-dependent alcohol dehydrogenase, with product MKGLAMLKIGEIGWIEKERPACGPRDAIVRPLALAPCTSDVHTVWEGAIGERRNLILGHEALGIVDEVGDEVKDFKPGDRVIVPAITPDWETEAAQRGFPSQTGGPLGGWKFSNTKDGVFAEYFHVNLADYNLAHLPEGMSLEAGVMLPDMLSTGFMGAENARIGFGSTVAVLGIGPVGLSAVAGARLRGAGRIFAVGTRPAAVKVAKEYGATDIISYREGSTVDQILDKTGGAGVDAVIVAGGGPEVMMDAINVAKPGSVISNINYFGSGIGDQDIIPLPRVGWGYGMADKNIVTGLCPGGRVRMERLADVVMCGRMDPSLMATHVFKGFDRLKDALLLMKEKPRDLIKPVVIVEE
- a CDS encoding class I SAM-dependent methyltransferase — encoded protein: MQNLARQRDAWDEEITRHHRHPLRAVIDDEDLNNVYIDSSQKRLISKAVQIEPHFTVLDYGCGVGRWTLWFAQQVHHVVGVDISPKMVEVARQAADEAGIRNVEHHVIDDLPLPFRDGMFDLVNVVWVLRYITDGDELTRTVQEICRVIRPGGYVTLIELTTRGEPVFKTHDDESSAPRVYRRWEQYQSLFEECGMTMKENAISSASPLYWFYFAARNAARRRDLPDLLSPMAPLFVSVSLATEGLTTGLMQILPERDFFWCRHRFLCFEKPAIQT
- a CDS encoding alpha/beta fold hydrolase; protein product: MPYITVGKENSGPIDLYYEDHGSGKPVVLIHGWPLSSKSWEKQVPVLVDAGYRVIAYDRRGFGNSAKPTFGYDYDTLAEDLHRLMTELDLDDATLVGFSMGGGEVARYLGTYGSDRVEKAVFISAIPPFLLKTADNPEGIEGSVFDGLMESIAADRPAFLSRFFSDFYNVDVFMGDRVSDEVVRLSWNIAATASPVGTLDCVSGWLTDFRSDLESIDVPALVIHGDADRIVPFLASGKRIPGLVKESRLVVIEGGPHGITWTHPEVVNRELLDFLEQRVEPLQPVTGLS
- a CDS encoding M24 family metallopeptidase; the encoded protein is MECKTPASELRNRMERFRDRMDAENPLWEFAAIFGRVNQFYFTGTMQDAVLLIPRGDEAVLWVRRSYERALDESLFSEIRPMRSFRDAAAGMGACPATVHVETEVVPLALLERFRKHFPFHEVKPLDAQAAAVRARKSAYELAIMEQAGKIHRRVLEDCVPAMLAEGLSEAELGGEVYSLLVREGHHGIARFGMFGTEMVLGQLGFGENSIYPTSFDGPGGSRGMAPGAPVLGSRERKLKPGDLVFLDCACGVQGYHTDKTMTYVFRGSLPREAIEAHHRCVEIQNEAAAMLRPGITPEEIYDTIIGSLEPAFLENFMGYGERRVQFLGHGIGLVVDEMPVIARGFHEPLEEGMVIALEPKKGIRGVGMVGVENTFVVTRGGGRCITGTNPGLIPVE
- a CDS encoding class I SAM-dependent methyltransferase — translated: MEIPFVFTMHEGLPRQGPGSNACTRKAFSMLTNLPARPEILDIGCGSGMQTIELARTCPSCRITATDIHQPFLADLVRRAASAGLGDRITTVRASMDDLPFSDASFNVLWAEGSIFIVGFKEGLLSWRRLLRPGGYLCLTESVWFTEDPSPEAAAFWNDCYPAITTVAANRAIAEDAGYKVVATFPLPASAWWENYYVPVLKRIDDLRPKVTGNPEAKAQIEFAEREIAVYREHGNEYGYEFFILRKEE
- the rsgA gene encoding ribosome small subunit-dependent GTPase A; the encoded protein is MSQPTPRCGESYPYTLKDLGWTEEHERTFAKYTGPYLPGRVACRQKTVWDVLIDGGSVTVGISGALRRLGRFPAVGDFVVLLHQPKAGTSTIVDILPRKTLFERGSTGRDGADQVIAANIDTVFIVTAAGRDLNARRIERYLAIARASGARPVIVINKSDLADDPAALAGDLAAVATGIPVIPISAVSGEGVDRLGPYLSPRTTIALIGSSGVGKSTLINRLMDRPVQETSDVREYDERGRHTTTVRQLFVLPGGALMIDNPGLREVGIGTTSAGIAGTFPEILELAEGCRFSNCRHEGEPGCAVQAAVADGTLPAARLESYRRLMRELAFEEEKAEIGLVRLEKKRWKGIGKLARDIRKTKGR